A genomic region of Papaver somniferum cultivar HN1 chromosome 7, ASM357369v1, whole genome shotgun sequence contains the following coding sequences:
- the LOC113298495 gene encoding serine/threonine-protein kinase GRIK2-like has product MLYKTSGFLRLTQMGCCSCFGFTKKPRKLKPSSVAASLCSQELLLNGNLEDLDTDLYNGIHGSYGVLPSTAKASENILSRRAQNGMICRGVPVKETHQLIRSEDENGDKMVNEYVRVCKIGSGSYGKVVLYRSIRDGKQYAIKAFHKSHLLKLRVAPSETAMTDVLREVSIMKMLEHPNIVNLVEVIDDPNMDNFYMVLEYVESKWVCQDSDPPKGLNETTARRYLRGIVAGVMYLHSHNVIHGDIKPDNLLITSSGTVKIGDFSVSQVFEDGKDELRRSPGTPVFTAPECCSGVSYHGKASDTWAVGVTLYCMILGRYPFLGDTLQDTYDKIVNNPINIPESIDLQLKNLLERLFCKDPDERITLEAVARHPWVIQEEGLIPEYVCLCKRRKFSKGSNGF; this is encoded by the exons ATGCTTTACAAGACTAGTGGCTTCTTGAGGTTGACACAAATGGGATGCTGTAGTTGCTTTGGATTTACAAAGAAACCCAGAAAATTGAAgccgtcttctgttgctgctagtTTGTGTTCTCAAGAACTTTTGTTGAATGGTAATTTGGAAGACTTGGATACTGATTTGTATAACGGCATACATGGAAGTTATGGTGTATTGCCTAGCACTGCAAAAGCTTCTGAAAATATTCTCTCGCGTAGAGCTCAAAATGGAATGATATGCAGAGGAGTTCCAGTGAAGGAGACTCATCAGCTTATCCGGTCAGAG GATGAAAACGGGGACAAAATGGTGAATGAGTATGTTCGAGTGTGTAAGATCGGCTCTGGAAGCTACGGAAAAGTG GTTCTTTACAGAAGCATTAGGGATGGAAAGCAATATGCAATTAAG GCTTTTCACAAGTCTCATTTGTTAAAGTTGCGAGTAGCACCTTCTGAAACTGCCATGACTGATGTTCTTCGGGAG GTTTCAATCATGAAAATGTTGGAGCATCCAAACATAGTCAATCTTGTTGAGGTGATTGATGACCCTAACATGGACAATTTCTACATGG TTCTTGAATATGTAGAAAGCAAGTGGGTCTGTCAGGATTCTGATCCACCAAAAGGATTGAATGAAACCACTGCTAGAAGATACCTTAGGGGGATCGTTGCTGGTGTCATGTATCTTCATTCTCAT AATGTAATACATGGAGACATTAAACCTGATAACCTTTTGATTACAAGCTCTGGTACAGTAAAGATTGGAGATTTCAGTGTCAGCCAGGTCTTTGAG GATGGTAAAGATGAGCTCCGACGGTCTCCTGGAACACCCGTTTTTACTGCCCCCGAGTGTTGTTCAG GTGTAAGCTACCATGGTAAGGCCTCAGATACATGGGCTGTGGGTGTCACTCTATACTGTATGATCCTGGGACGATACCCTTTTCTTGGAGACACTTTACAGGATACATATGACAAG ATCGTTAATAACCCAATAAATATACCCGAGTCCATCGATTTGCAGCTGAAAAACTTACTAGAACGACTTTTCTGCAAAG ATCCAGACGAGCGGATCACTTTGGAGGCCGTGGCTCGTCATCCTTGGGTTATTCAAGAAGAAGGTTTAATCCCCGAGTATGTGTGTCTCTGCAAGCGTAGAAAATTCTCAAAAGGttctaatgggttttag